The nucleotide sequence GAGCATGTTGCCCATGGCCGCGCCGAACACGATCATTGGCACCGCGCCGGAGATGAACAACGTCCAGTCCCACAGATTGCGCCAGCCCATGCTGGGCATCTTGCTGCGGTATTCGAAGCCGAGCGGCCGCACGATCATCGCCCACAGCAACAGCAACATGACCACATACAGGCCGGAAAAGGCGGTGGCATAGATCGTCGGCCAGGCCGCGAACACGGCGCCGCCGCCCAGGATGAACCACACCTGGTTGCCATCCCAGTGCGGGGCGATCATGTTGATCGCCGCACGCCGCTCGCCGTCGGTGCGCCCGAAATAACGCAGAGCCGCCCCGACGCCCATGTCCATGCCCACCATTACGGCCAGGCCGATCAACAGGACGCCGAGCAGCGCCCACCAGATCAGTTTGAGTACGATGTACAACTCCATTTTATGCCTCGCTCCACTGCGACATGCGGGGTGGGGTGGCCGGCTCACTCTGGCCATGGCCATCGTCGGGGTCGTCCGGTCCAAGCCGGATGTACTTCACCATCAGGAACATCTCGATCATGATGAAGATCGAATAAAGCAGCACGAAGCCAGTCAGCGAGAAGATCATGTAGCCAACCGAATGGGTCGAGGCCGAGACCCAGGTCGGCAGCTGCTCGTAGACCGTCCAGGGCTGGCGTCCGAGCTCCGCGACCAGCCAGCCCGCCTCGTTGGCGATGAAGGGCACTGGAATCATCCAGGGTGCGACCTTGAGGAACCAGCGCTTGTCGACGATCGTGCCGCGCAGTGAATAATTCACCGCCAGGATCAGGAAGGCCAGCATCAAGAACGCGGCGGCCACCATGATCCGGAAGCTCCAGAATACGGGCGCTACCGGCGGGATGGCGTCACGCGCGGCTTTTTCGATCTGGGCGTCAGTGGCATTGGCAACGTCCGGCGCGTAGCGCTGGACCAACCGGGCATAGCCGAGATCGTCCTTGTGGGCATTGAACTTGGCGCGGGCGGCCGCGTCGTTCGGGTGCTCACGCAGGGTCTTGAGTGCCACCAGTCCAGGGATGCCGTTGCGAATCCGCTTCGCGGCCTGTTTTTCCAGATCGTCCACGCCGGGGATCGATTGACTGAAGCTGTGCGTCACCAGCGGCGTGAGCAGATACGGAATCTGCAACTCGAACTCGTTTTTCTGTTCCGCCTGGTTGGGCCAGGCGATCACGTTGAAGCCCGCCGGTGCCGGCGCAGTCTTCCACAGCCCTTCCATCGCCGCCAGCTTGGTCGGCTGGTCCTCGCCGTTGATGAAGCCGAGCGCATCGCCCAGGCAGATCACCGCGATACTGGCAAAGATGCCGAACAAGGCCGCCATCCGGAACGAGCGCTTGGCCAGCTCGACGTGGCGCTTGCGCAGCATGTAGAAGGCACTGATGCCGAGCACGAACATCGCCGCGGTCAGATAACCGGCGATGCTGGTATGCACGAACTTGGCCTGGGCGTCCGGGTTGAACACCAGATTGGTGAAGCTGGTCAACTCCATGCGCATGGTGGCGGGGTTGAACGTGGACCCCACCGGCGACTGCATGTAGCCGTTGGCGATCAGAATCCACAGCGCCGACAGGTTCGAGCCGAGTGCGACCATATAGGTCACCAGCAGATGCTTGCCGCGCGACAGCTTGCCCCAGCCGAACAGCATCAACCCGACCATCGTGGACTCGAGGAAGAACGCCATCAGGCCCTCGATGGCCAGCGGCGCGCCGAAGATATCGCCCACATAGTGCGAATAGGTCGACCAGTTGGTGCCGAACTGGAACTCCATGGTCAGCCCGGTGGCTACGCCGAGCGCGAAGTTGATCGCGAACAGCTTGCTCCAGAACTGCGTCATCTGGCGATAGATCGAGCGGCCGGTGATGACATACACCGTCTCGATGGCCGCCAGCAGCATGCTCAGCCCGAGCGTGAGCGGCACGAATATAAAGTGATAGAGCACGGTGGCAGCAAACTGCCAGCGCGATAGGTCGACAACGGTATCCAGGGAGTGCATCGGTCACGTCTCCGATCAAAGCGGCCCGGCCAGACAGCGGCCGTTCAGGGCAAGGTTAAAGAGGCGCCGGGGGCAGGTCGTTGATCTGAATCAAGACAGCCCCCGGGGCGGGTTAAACGACGATATTCGGCACAGGAATCGGTGAGCTCGGCCGGCGTGCCATCCCCCACGACATGGCCCCGATCGAGCACGATCACGCGCTCGCAGCGGGCCACCCATTCCGGCTGATGCGACACCACAATCAGCGTCCGGCCGGACAGGCGAGCCGCCGCCGCGGACCACAGCCGCGCGGCGGTGGCACCGTCCAGCCCTTCGCCGGGCTCGTCCATGATCACCACCGGGGCGTCGCGCAGCAGCGCGCGGGCGATACCGATACGGCGGATCTGGCCGCCGGACAGGCGCAGCCCCTCCTCGCCGACCAGCGTGGCGTAGCCCTCGGGCAACGCCATGATTTCGTCATGAATGGCAGCAGCCTTCGCGGCGGCGATGATCGCGTTTTCGTCGGCGTCCGGGTCGCCCACGGCGATGTTGTCGGTGACCGTGGCGTGGAACAGGTAGATGCGCTGCGGTACCAGCGCGATCGCGGCCCGCAGATCGGCGCTGCGATATGCCGTCACGGGGGCGCCGCCCCAAGTCACTTGACCCCGCTCGGGCACCGTCATTCGGGTCAGCAAATGCACCAGGCTGCTCTTGCCCGCGCCGCTGGCGCCGACGATCGCGACGCGCTCGCCGGGCGCGATCGAAAGCGACGCATCAGCCAGCGCCCAGGGCGTATCCGGCGTGTGGCGGACAAAGACATGCTCGAACACCAGACGATGGTCGACCGGCGCCGGTCGCGGCGTCTCGGGCTCGACGATGGCCGGACGCAGCGCCTCGAAGGCGCGCAGCCGGCGGGTTGCGGCCTGGAGCTGGCCCAGCGCCTGCCAGGCCGCGGGCATCTGGGTCACGGCCTCGACGCTTGCCAGCACCAGCAGCACGACCGGCGCGAAATCGATCGGCGCCGCCGCGCCGCTACGAATCGCCGGCACGATCAGCCCGATCGACGCCAGTACCGCCGCATTGATCAGCACCAGCATGCCGGCCTGGCCGAGCCCGGTCAGGCGCGAAAGACGCGCCTGGCTGTCCAGATGGGCCTCGGTCAACGCGGCGACCTCGCGTTCACGCGCGGCGAAGGCGTCGAACACCACCAATTCGCCCAGACCTTCGACCATGTCCACGAGCTGGGCCTTGAGCCGGGCGGCGATCGCCACCGACTGCGCCCCCGGCGCGCGCCCGGCGCGTGCCACCCACCACGGCAACAGCCCCCCGGCCATCATCAGCAGCGCCAGGTTGGTCAGGGCCACCGCCACGCTGTACCAGGCCCAGACCGCGACCGCCCCCGCCACGCAGACCACGCCCACGGTCACCGGCAGAATCAGCTGCAGATAGACCGCGCTCAACGTGTCGATATCGGCCCGCACGCGGGCCAGCAGATCGCCGCTGCGCAGGCCGGACAACTGATGCGCGGACAACGGCTCGACCTGGCGGTAGAACCACACCCGCAGCCCGGTCAGCAGCTTGAATGTCGCGTCGTGGGTGACCAGCCGTTCCAGATAACGTCCGCCGGTGCGCGCGATCGCCAGGCCGCGGATGGCCGCGGCCGGCGTGAAGTAATTCATATCGGCGGCGGCCAGCCCGGCCGCCGCCATGCTGGCAATGAACCAGCCGGAAACGGCCAGCAACGCCATGTTGGAGGCGACCGTGATGATGCCGAGTACGATGCCGAGCGCAAACGCCCCGCGATACGGCCGGGCGAGTTGCAGCCACCAGCGCAGATCACTCATGCCGGCCCTCCGCGAGCATCGCGGCATAGCGCCCGCCGGCCGCCACCAGCTCAGCGTGGCAGCCGGTCTCGACCACCCGGCCGGCATCCAGCACCACGATGCGATCGGCCTCGCGGACGGTGGCCAGACGATGCGCGATGACCACCAGGCTGCGATCCGCGCCCAACTCGCCGAGCGCCACCGTCAGCGCCTGTTCATTGGGGGCGTCCAGATGCGCGCTGGCTTCGTCGACTACCACGAAGGGTGCGGCGGCCGCCAGCGCCCGGGCGATCGCCAGCCGCTGGGCTTCGCCGCCGGACAAGCGCAGCCCGCGTTCGCCGATCGCCGTGTCGAGACCGTCCGGCAGCGCGGCCACGAACGCCCGCGCCTGAGCACGCTCCAATGCCTGCCACAGGGCATCGTCCGGCACCTCGATCGCGCCGAGCGTGAGATTGTCGCGCACGTTGCCATGGAACAACCGCGGCTGCTGGGGTACCCAGGCACACCAGCGCCGCCAGTAAGCGGGGGCCAGCGTCGCGCGATCGATGCCATCCAGCGTGACGCGGCCGGTTGTCGGCGCGAGCAGCCCCATGAGCACCAGTGCCAGCGTGCTCTTGCCCGCTGCGGAGGCGCCGACGATGGCCACCGTCTCGCCCGGCGCGATCGACAGATCCACCGCGGTCAGCGCCTGGGTGCCGTCCGGGTAGGCGTACGACACCGCATCGAGCGCGACGGCCGGCGCGCGCCCGGCCACCAGCCCGTCGCAACGGCTGCCCGGGTTCGCATCGGCGGGGGCGTCCAGCAGGGCGACAATGCCCTCCGCGGCCCCGATCGCTTCCATGCGCGCGTGGTAGACCGTGCCCATGTTGCGCAGCGGCAGATAGAACTCGGGCGCCAGCAGCAGTACCAGGAAACCGGAGGTGAAGCCGATATCGCCCCAGAGCAGGCGAAACCCGATCAATACCGCCACCATGGCGATGCTGACCGTGGCCAGGAATTCGAGCACCAGCGACGACACGAACGCCAGCCGCAGCACGCGCATCGTGGCCAGGCGGTATTCATCCGACAGCTTTGCGATCAGCCGGGCTTCGCGCGCGCCGAGATTGAATAGCTTGAGCGTGGTCAGCCCCTGCAACGCGTCCAGGAAATGCCCCGACAACACCCCCATGCGCCGCCACTGGCGCTGGTTGAGCTTTTCGGCGCCGCGCCCGATGAAGATCATGAATACCGGGATCAGCGGCGCAGTCACCACCAGAATCAGCCCGGATATCCAGTCGATGGGCGCGATCACGGCAAGAATCGCCAATGGCACCAGCGCAGCCAGCGCGCTCTGCGGCAGGTAGCGGGCGTAGTAGGCTTCCAGTGCCTCGACCCCGTCGCTGAGCGTGTTGACCAGATCGCCGGTCGCCTGGCTGCGTTGCCAGACGATGCCGCGCCCGGCCAGCCGTGCCACCAGCCGGGCGCGGATTTCGGTCTTGATGGCACGCCCGGCGGCAAAGGCGGTCTGTTGCACCAGATAGACCAGCCCGGCCCGCACCAGCACGATCGCGGCCAGCCCGGCCAGCAGCCACACCAGCGCGGGCAATGCCGCGCGGTCGAAAATCACCGCATTGGCCAGATGCGCAAGCACGCTGGCCTGAACGATCAGCAACAGGCCGCCGGCCAGGCCGAGGCCGACGGTAATCGCGACCGGGCGACGGACATGCGCCCGGTTGGATTTCAACCAGGCAAGCGTGGGCGTGGCAGCGGAATGGCTCATCATGCGGGGCGGCCGAGCCGCCGGTCGAAGCAGACGGCGCTACACTAATCGGTCACCCGATCAACATCGTTGATCTGGATCAATCATCAATCTGACGCGCACAAAACGATGGTGGGCTGGGTACCTCCGATCCGAACGAATTTTTGGTTACAGTAAGCGGCTATGCTTTCCACCGTCGACCGGAGCCGTACATGCCGGCGACATTCCGACATCTTGATAACGTCCAGCAGGCCTGCGGCCGCTGCTCGCTGGCGCATTTATGCCTGCCCTACGGGCTGGGCACGGGCGATATCCAGCGCCTGGAAACATTGGTGGATGTCGGCAGGCCGCTGGCCCGCGGCACCGAACTGTTCGCCCAGGGCGACCGGTTGAGCGCCCTGTACGCGGTGGGCTCGGGAGCCATGAAGACTTCGATGATCGACGCCGAAGGCCTGGAACAGATCATGGGCTTCTACTACCCCGGCGATCTGCTCGGCCTGGACGGCATGGGCGATGAAGTCCACCACTGCACGGCGACCGCACTCGAGGACAGCCAGATCTGTCGCATTCCGTTCGATCAACTCGATCAACTGGTCGACGAGGTTCCCGGCCTGCGCCGCCAGCTCATGCGCCTGATGAGCCATGCCCTGTCCGATGACGAGCAGCTTCTGCTGACACTGGGCCGAAAGAGCAGCGAAGGCCGGATCGCGACCCTGCTGCTGAGCCTGTCGCGGCGGCGGGAGATGCGCGGATTGCCGGCCTCGCCGATCCGCCTATCGATGAAGCGCGCCGATCTGGCCAACTTTCTCGGCATGCGTATCGAAACCGTCAGCCGCGTGCTGCGCCGACTGCAGGAATGCCGGATCATCGCGGTGGATCGTGCGGATGTTGCGGTTCTCGATTTCGACGCGCTGGAAGCATGGGCCACGCGCGGCGCCTGGGTGGCCGACCAGTAATCCCGACCGGCTCGCAGGCGGCTCCGGATCGTGGCGGTGCCCGATCCGGAGCCGCCTGGGTACCCACTCGCCCTTTAAAAGCGATAGCCC is from Salinisphaera sp. LB1 and encodes:
- a CDS encoding cytochrome ubiquinol oxidase subunit I encodes the protein MHSLDTVVDLSRWQFAATVLYHFIFVPLTLGLSMLLAAIETVYVITGRSIYRQMTQFWSKLFAINFALGVATGLTMEFQFGTNWSTYSHYVGDIFGAPLAIEGLMAFFLESTMVGLMLFGWGKLSRGKHLLVTYMVALGSNLSALWILIANGYMQSPVGSTFNPATMRMELTSFTNLVFNPDAQAKFVHTSIAGYLTAAMFVLGISAFYMLRKRHVELAKRSFRMAALFGIFASIAVICLGDALGFINGEDQPTKLAAMEGLWKTAPAPAGFNVIAWPNQAEQKNEFELQIPYLLTPLVTHSFSQSIPGVDDLEKQAAKRIRNGIPGLVALKTLREHPNDAAARAKFNAHKDDLGYARLVQRYAPDVANATDAQIEKAARDAIPPVAPVFWSFRIMVAAAFLMLAFLILAVNYSLRGTIVDKRWFLKVAPWMIPVPFIANEAGWLVAELGRQPWTVYEQLPTWVSASTHSVGYMIFSLTGFVLLYSIFIMIEMFLMVKYIRLGPDDPDDGHGQSEPATPPRMSQWSEA
- the cydC gene encoding thiol reductant ABC exporter subunit CydC encodes the protein MSDLRWWLQLARPYRGAFALGIVLGIITVASNMALLAVSGWFIASMAAAGLAAADMNYFTPAAAIRGLAIARTGGRYLERLVTHDATFKLLTGLRVWFYRQVEPLSAHQLSGLRSGDLLARVRADIDTLSAVYLQLILPVTVGVVCVAGAVAVWAWYSVAVALTNLALLMMAGGLLPWWVARAGRAPGAQSVAIAARLKAQLVDMVEGLGELVVFDAFAAREREVAALTEAHLDSQARLSRLTGLGQAGMLVLINAAVLASIGLIVPAIRSGAAAPIDFAPVVLLVLASVEAVTQMPAAWQALGQLQAATRRLRAFEALRPAIVEPETPRPAPVDHRLVFEHVFVRHTPDTPWALADASLSIAPGERVAIVGASGAGKSSLVHLLTRMTVPERGQVTWGGAPVTAYRSADLRAAIALVPQRIYLFHATVTDNIAVGDPDADENAIIAAAKAAAIHDEIMALPEGYATLVGEEGLRLSGGQIRRIGIARALLRDAPVVIMDEPGEGLDGATAARLWSAAAARLSGRTLIVVSHQPEWVARCERVIVLDRGHVVGDGTPAELTDSCAEYRRLTRPGGCLDSDQRPAPGASLTLP
- the cydD gene encoding thiol reductant ABC exporter subunit CydD, translated to MSHSAATPTLAWLKSNRAHVRRPVAITVGLGLAGGLLLIVQASVLAHLANAVIFDRAALPALVWLLAGLAAIVLVRAGLVYLVQQTAFAAGRAIKTEIRARLVARLAGRGIVWQRSQATGDLVNTLSDGVEALEAYYARYLPQSALAALVPLAILAVIAPIDWISGLILVVTAPLIPVFMIFIGRGAEKLNQRQWRRMGVLSGHFLDALQGLTTLKLFNLGAREARLIAKLSDEYRLATMRVLRLAFVSSLVLEFLATVSIAMVAVLIGFRLLWGDIGFTSGFLVLLLAPEFYLPLRNMGTVYHARMEAIGAAEGIVALLDAPADANPGSRCDGLVAGRAPAVALDAVSYAYPDGTQALTAVDLSIAPGETVAIVGASAAGKSTLALVLMGLLAPTTGRVTLDGIDRATLAPAYWRRWCAWVPQQPRLFHGNVRDNLTLGAIEVPDDALWQALERAQARAFVAALPDGLDTAIGERGLRLSGGEAQRLAIARALAAAAPFVVVDEASAHLDAPNEQALTVALGELGADRSLVVIAHRLATVREADRIVVLDAGRVVETGCHAELVAAGGRYAAMLAEGRHE
- a CDS encoding cyclic nucleotide-binding domain-containing protein, with the translated sequence MPATFRHLDNVQQACGRCSLAHLCLPYGLGTGDIQRLETLVDVGRPLARGTELFAQGDRLSALYAVGSGAMKTSMIDAEGLEQIMGFYYPGDLLGLDGMGDEVHHCTATALEDSQICRIPFDQLDQLVDEVPGLRRQLMRLMSHALSDDEQLLLTLGRKSSEGRIATLLLSLSRRREMRGLPASPIRLSMKRADLANFLGMRIETVSRVLRRLQECRIIAVDRADVAVLDFDALEAWATRGAWVADQ